One genomic window of Evansella cellulosilytica DSM 2522 includes the following:
- a CDS encoding anaerobic ribonucleoside triphosphate reductase, which translates to MEELTQVFEKVTMNTAVEGKENANMDGGTPLGKLNQFASTTAKWYTDNYLLTEEARKAEENNEIYIHDKDFYPTGTSTCCQIPLGKLLKNGFHTGHGFIRPPKSIHTAMSLASIILQANQNMQHGGQAYASFDYDLAPYVRVTFEQFRQSVNKNLSEREKDDLAWEKTEEATYQACEAFIHNANTMHSRGGGQVPFVSVNYGTDVSKEGRMIIKQLLLATGAGLGKGETPIFPIQIFKLKDGINSAEHDPNYDLFQLAVETTAKRLFPNFSFLDAPFNKQFDNGTPESEVAYMGCRTRVMGNIHGEETTVGRGNLSFTSLNLPGLALKAKGEIQQFYRLLNSVTNITINQLLHRLEFQSSRQANEFPFLYSQGVWRGGEFLDREEEVKEVLKQGTLSIGFIGLAEALVVLTGKHHGECEEAWSLGKEVISFLRNKMEEAVRQYQLNFSLLATPAEGLSGKFTVRDQKKYGIIERVTDKSYYTNSFHIPVDSRILIEEIIRREAPFHALCNAGHITYIELDGNASANRRAIMQVIELMKEHQIGYGSINHPVDRCHSCGYSGIMANRCPQCESDAIERIRRITGYLVGDLNRWNNAKREEETKRVKHSW; encoded by the coding sequence ATGGAGGAGTTAACGCAAGTTTTTGAAAAGGTAACAATGAATACAGCTGTGGAGGGGAAAGAAAACGCCAATATGGACGGGGGAACGCCATTAGGTAAACTAAATCAATTCGCCTCCACCACAGCAAAATGGTATACAGACAATTACCTGCTGACAGAAGAAGCAAGAAAAGCCGAAGAAAATAATGAGATTTATATTCACGATAAAGACTTTTATCCGACAGGAACGTCAACGTGCTGCCAAATTCCGTTAGGTAAGCTGTTGAAGAATGGCTTTCACACAGGACACGGTTTTATTCGACCACCCAAATCAATTCATACAGCAATGTCCTTAGCATCGATTATCTTACAAGCTAATCAAAATATGCAGCATGGCGGACAAGCATATGCTAGCTTTGATTATGACCTTGCCCCTTATGTAAGGGTGACATTTGAACAGTTTCGACAGTCTGTTAATAAGAATCTTTCAGAGAGGGAAAAGGATGATTTAGCATGGGAAAAAACAGAGGAAGCAACGTATCAAGCGTGTGAAGCTTTTATACATAATGCAAATACCATGCATTCTCGTGGTGGTGGGCAAGTCCCTTTCGTCTCTGTAAACTATGGAACTGATGTATCGAAAGAAGGAAGGATGATCATAAAGCAGCTACTATTAGCTACAGGGGCAGGTTTAGGAAAAGGGGAGACGCCGATTTTTCCTATCCAAATTTTTAAATTGAAGGACGGCATCAATTCTGCTGAGCATGATCCTAATTATGATTTATTCCAACTAGCAGTAGAAACGACAGCCAAGAGACTCTTTCCTAATTTTAGCTTTTTAGATGCCCCGTTTAATAAGCAGTTTGACAATGGGACACCTGAATCCGAGGTTGCTTATATGGGATGTCGTACGAGAGTAATGGGGAATATACACGGAGAAGAAACGACCGTTGGAAGAGGGAATCTTTCTTTCACATCACTCAACCTTCCTGGGCTTGCATTAAAGGCAAAGGGGGAAATTCAGCAGTTTTATCGTCTACTCAACAGCGTGACAAATATTACGATAAACCAGTTGCTTCATAGACTAGAATTTCAAAGTAGTCGACAAGCAAATGAATTCCCATTTCTTTATTCACAAGGAGTATGGCGTGGTGGAGAATTTTTAGATAGAGAGGAAGAAGTGAAAGAAGTACTCAAACAAGGGACATTGAGTATTGGATTCATAGGTTTAGCAGAAGCTTTAGTCGTTTTAACTGGAAAGCATCATGGAGAATGTGAGGAGGCATGGTCATTAGGAAAGGAAGTGATCAGCTTCCTGCGCAATAAGATGGAGGAAGCTGTACGTCAATATCAATTGAACTTCTCTTTACTTGCAACACCGGCAGAGGGGTTATCCGGAAAATTTACAGTACGGGATCAGAAGAAATATGGAATTATTGAACGTGTTACAGATAAATCGTACTATACAAACTCCTTTCACATTCCTGTTGATTCTCGTATTTTAATAGAAGAAATAATTCGTCGTGAAGCACCTTTTCATGCGCTTTGTAACGCAGGGCATATTACATACATCGAACTAGACGGGAATGCATCAGCTAATCGAAGGGCAATTATGCAAGTGATTGAATTAATGAAAGAGCATCAAATTGGATACGGATCGATTAATCATCCTGTAGATCGCTGTCACTCTTGTGGATATAGCGGGATAATGGCAAATCGATGCCCTCAATGTGAAAGTGATGCTATTGAACGTATTCGTAGAATTACTGGATACTTAGTTGGTGACTTGAATCGTTGGAATAATGCAAAACGAGAAGAAGAAACAAAGAGAGTAAAGCACTCGTGGTAA